A region from the Mycolicibacterium litorale genome encodes:
- the thiO gene encoding glycine oxidase ThiO — MQPFGSLAVIGGGVIGLSVARRAALDGWSVRVHRSPEKGASWVAGGMLAPHSEGWPGEHELLRIGLDSLRLWHGGFLDGLPDGVVTARESLVVAVDRADAVDLRTVGEWLAAQGHPVTLTTAARDIEPLLAQGIRHGFVADTELAVDNRAVVEALEAHCDALGVRWAPPVTTLAETDDADLRVVANGIDAPALWPGLPIRPVKGEVLRLRWRRGCMPVPRRVVRARVHGRQVYLVPRADGVVVGATQYEHGRDTAPAVTGVRDLLDDACTVMPALGEYEFAECAAGLRPMTPDGRPIVERLDERTLVAAGHGRNGFLLAPWTAERIATELRTTVGVST; from the coding sequence ATGCAGCCTTTCGGATCACTGGCCGTCATCGGTGGCGGTGTCATCGGCCTCTCGGTCGCGCGCCGTGCCGCACTCGACGGCTGGTCGGTGCGGGTGCACCGCAGCCCCGAGAAGGGGGCGTCGTGGGTCGCGGGCGGGATGCTCGCCCCGCACAGCGAGGGCTGGCCCGGCGAGCACGAACTGCTGCGCATCGGACTGGACTCGCTGCGGCTGTGGCACGGGGGTTTCCTCGACGGGCTGCCCGACGGTGTCGTCACGGCCCGCGAGTCGCTGGTGGTGGCCGTGGACCGCGCCGACGCCGTCGACCTTCGGACCGTCGGCGAATGGCTGGCCGCGCAGGGGCATCCGGTCACGCTCACCACGGCGGCCCGTGACATCGAACCGCTGTTGGCGCAGGGCATCCGGCACGGTTTCGTCGCCGACACCGAACTGGCCGTCGACAACCGAGCCGTCGTCGAGGCGCTGGAGGCGCACTGCGACGCGCTCGGGGTGCGGTGGGCCCCGCCGGTCACCACGCTCGCCGAGACCGACGACGCCGACCTGCGGGTGGTGGCCAACGGCATCGACGCACCCGCGCTGTGGCCGGGGCTGCCGATCCGCCCGGTCAAGGGGGAGGTGCTGCGGCTGCGCTGGCGCCGCGGCTGCATGCCCGTCCCGCGCCGGGTGGTCCGGGCCAGGGTGCACGGCAGGCAGGTGTACCTGGTGCCGCGGGCCGACGGCGTGGTGGTCGGCGCCACCCAGTACGAGCACGGCCGTGACACCGCACCGGCGGTGACCGGGGTGCGTGATCTGCTCGACGATGCCTGCACGGTCATGCCGGCACTCGGCGAATACGAGTTCGCCGAATGCGCGGCGGGGCTGCGGCCCATGACGCCCGACGGGCGGCCGATCGTCGAGCGGCTCGACGAGCGCACACTGGTGGCGGCCGGCCACGGACGCAACGGCTTCCTGCTCGCGCCGTGGACCGCCGAACGGATCGCCACCGAACTGCGAACGACTGTGGGAGTCAGCACATGA
- a CDS encoding ABC transporter ATP-binding protein: protein MIELNGLTKRFGRVSAVDDLTCSIEAGVVTGFLGPNGAGKSTTMRMILGLDRPTAGTATVEGRPYRELKHPLRTVGALLDARQLHPNRTARAHLRWIAASNALPRTRIDEVLDMVGLTEAADKHAGTFSLGMSQRLGIAAALLGDPPVLLFDEPVNGLDPEGIRWIRTLMRSLAGEGRTVFVSSHLLAEMAQTADRLLVIGRGRLIAATTTGDFLDRSGLDTVRVRSPHRDRLCEVLAQAGLSAAVEDSAVLVRGATTEQIGDLAARHGVTLHELSVQRASLEEAYLSLTDAAVDYRARS, encoded by the coding sequence GTGATTGAACTCAACGGGCTGACGAAGCGGTTCGGCCGGGTCAGCGCCGTCGACGACCTCACGTGTTCGATCGAGGCGGGTGTCGTCACCGGGTTCCTCGGCCCCAACGGTGCGGGCAAGTCCACCACGATGCGGATGATCCTGGGGTTGGACCGCCCGACCGCGGGGACGGCCACGGTCGAGGGCCGTCCCTACCGGGAGCTGAAGCACCCGCTGCGGACGGTGGGTGCGCTGCTCGACGCCCGCCAGCTCCATCCGAACCGCACCGCGCGGGCCCACCTGCGGTGGATCGCGGCGAGCAACGCGCTGCCGCGCACCCGGATCGACGAGGTCCTCGACATGGTGGGGCTCACCGAGGCCGCCGACAAACACGCCGGAACCTTCTCGCTGGGCATGTCGCAGCGGCTGGGAATCGCCGCCGCACTGCTCGGCGACCCGCCGGTGCTGCTGTTCGACGAACCGGTCAACGGCCTGGACCCGGAAGGGATCCGGTGGATCCGCACGCTGATGCGGAGCCTGGCCGGGGAGGGGCGCACGGTGTTCGTGTCCAGCCATCTGCTCGCCGAGATGGCCCAGACCGCCGACCGGTTGCTTGTCATCGGGCGGGGCAGGCTGATCGCGGCGACCACGACCGGCGACTTCCTCGACCGGTCCGGGCTGGACACCGTGCGCGTCCGGTCACCGCACCGGGACAGGTTGTGCGAGGTACTGGCGCAGGCCGGGTTGTCCGCGGCGGTCGAGGATTCGGCCGTCCTGGTGCGGGGTGCGACGACCGAACAGATCGGTGACCTGGCGGCCCGCCACGGCGTCACGCTGCACGAGCTGAGCGTGCAGCGCGCCTCCCTGGAGGAGGCCTACCTCAGCCTGACCGACGCGGCCGTCGACTACCGGGCCCGCTCATGA
- a CDS encoding M28 family metallopeptidase produces the protein MVRKMLVVLSVAAVTVGSAGCGRDEAPAPAPALPTQETAPAAVDFGNALRDKVTVDAMMGHLTEFQEIADAHGGNRALGTPGYDASVDYVANALRDRGFDVQTPDFEVRLPFAEKPQLSVAGRAIEAIPLEYTIGTAPQGVSGPLVAAPVDDSPGCTATDYDGLPVQGAVVLVDRGECPFAIKQAIAAQRGAVAMVVVNNVDGDLVSGTLGDDTDVKIPAVGITRDLGAELRDAPGPTTLRLEAGVRTERTRNVIAQTKTGSTADVVMVGAHLDSVPEGPGINDNGSGVAAVLETALQLGAEPEVRNAVRFGFWGAEEQGLLGSQDYTESLDEDELKDIALYLNFDMLGSPNPGYFTYDGDQSAPPNPEAGTPRVPEGSAGIERTLAQYLDDAGKPAEDTSFDGRSDYDGFTLAGIPAGGLFSGAEEKKTSEQAERWGGEADQPFDPNYHKKEDDLGHIDRTAMEINGGGVAYAVGLYAQDQRGRNGIPLRDDRTRHPTGD, from the coding sequence ATGGTGCGCAAGATGCTGGTGGTGCTGTCGGTTGCGGCCGTCACGGTGGGGTCGGCCGGCTGCGGGCGCGACGAGGCGCCGGCCCCGGCTCCCGCGTTGCCCACCCAGGAGACCGCGCCCGCCGCTGTCGACTTCGGCAACGCACTGCGGGACAAGGTGACCGTCGACGCGATGATGGGGCACCTCACCGAGTTCCAGGAGATCGCCGACGCGCACGGCGGCAACCGCGCCCTGGGTACCCCGGGATACGACGCCAGCGTCGACTATGTGGCGAACGCGTTGCGGGACAGGGGATTCGACGTCCAGACCCCCGACTTCGAGGTCCGGCTGCCGTTCGCTGAGAAGCCACAACTGAGCGTCGCGGGCCGCGCCATCGAGGCGATCCCGCTGGAGTACACGATCGGCACCGCCCCGCAGGGCGTGTCCGGTCCGCTGGTGGCGGCCCCCGTCGACGACTCACCGGGTTGCACGGCGACCGACTACGACGGCCTGCCGGTGCAGGGTGCGGTGGTGCTGGTGGACCGCGGGGAGTGTCCGTTCGCGATCAAACAGGCGATCGCCGCACAGCGGGGCGCGGTGGCGATGGTGGTGGTCAACAACGTCGACGGCGACCTCGTCAGCGGCACCCTCGGCGACGACACCGACGTCAAGATCCCCGCCGTGGGCATCACCAGAGACCTCGGGGCCGAACTGCGCGACGCCCCCGGTCCGACGACCCTGCGACTGGAGGCCGGGGTGCGCACCGAGCGCACCCGCAACGTCATCGCCCAGACCAAGACCGGATCCACCGCGGACGTCGTGATGGTCGGCGCGCACCTCGACAGCGTGCCCGAGGGGCCCGGCATCAACGACAACGGATCGGGTGTGGCGGCGGTACTCGAGACCGCCCTGCAACTCGGCGCCGAACCGGAGGTGCGCAACGCGGTGCGGTTCGGTTTCTGGGGCGCCGAGGAGCAGGGCCTGCTCGGGTCGCAGGACTACACCGAGTCGCTCGACGAAGACGAGCTCAAGGACATCGCGCTCTACCTCAACTTCGACATGCTGGGTTCACCGAATCCCGGGTATTTCACCTACGACGGCGACCAGTCCGCACCGCCGAACCCCGAGGCGGGCACGCCCCGGGTGCCGGAAGGCTCCGCGGGCATCGAACGCACGCTGGCCCAGTACCTCGACGACGCCGGCAAGCCGGCCGAGGACACCAGCTTCGACGGCCGCTCGGACTACGACGGCTTCACACTCGCCGGCATCCCGGCGGGCGGATTGTTCTCCGGCGCCGAGGAGAAGAAGACATCCGAGCAGGCCGAGCGCTGGGGTGGTGAGGCCGACCAGCCCTTCGACCCCAACTATCACAAGAAGGAGGACGATCTCGGGCACATCGACCGCACCGCGATGGAGATCAACGGCGGCGGCGTCGCCTACGCGGTCGGGCTGTATGCCCAGGATCAGCGCGGGCGCAACGGCATTCCACTCCGCGACGATCGCACTCGCCACCCCACCGGCGACTGA
- a CDS encoding SGNH/GDSL hydrolase family protein — translation MSRYVALGSSMAAGPGIKPSASGAPFRAGRSARNYPHLVADRLGLDLTDVTYSGATTSNVLEEAQHGTPPQIEALDGTETLVTVTIGGNDVGYVPMLMAAGLPRLIRRIPRVAALFDATARDRALVEVGESLRRVGETVRAGAPRARVLFVDYLTLLPPAGEPVSPLSGADAALGRRIADTLERLTGEAAADTGCEWVRAAQASRTHHAWSAQPWTTRPGMPWPGRPAPLHPNAAGMRAVADLVIEHVEAQSD, via the coding sequence GTGAGTCGGTATGTGGCGCTGGGCTCCTCGATGGCCGCCGGCCCGGGGATCAAGCCGTCGGCGTCGGGGGCGCCGTTTCGGGCGGGCCGGTCGGCACGCAACTATCCGCACCTGGTGGCCGACCGGTTGGGTCTCGACCTGACCGACGTCACGTACTCGGGCGCCACCACGTCCAACGTCCTCGAGGAGGCGCAACACGGGACGCCGCCGCAGATCGAGGCGCTCGACGGCACCGAGACCCTCGTGACGGTGACGATCGGCGGCAACGACGTCGGTTACGTGCCGATGCTGATGGCCGCCGGGCTGCCGCGGCTCATCCGGCGGATACCGCGGGTGGCCGCGCTGTTCGACGCCACGGCGCGCGATCGTGCACTGGTGGAGGTCGGCGAGTCGCTGCGCCGTGTCGGCGAGACGGTGCGGGCCGGGGCGCCGCGGGCCCGGGTGCTGTTCGTCGACTATCTGACGTTGTTGCCGCCCGCGGGCGAGCCGGTGTCGCCGCTGTCGGGGGCCGATGCGGCGCTGGGCAGAAGGATCGCCGACACGCTCGAGCGGCTCACCGGCGAGGCCGCCGCCGACACCGGATGCGAATGGGTGCGCGCCGCACAGGCCAGCCGCACCCATCACGCGTGGTCGGCGCAACCGTGGACCACACGGCCCGGGATGCCGTGGCCGGGCCGGCCCGCACCACTGCACCCCAACGCCGCGGGCATGCGCGCGGTGGCCGACCTCGTGATCGAACACGTTGAGGCGCAGAGTGATTGA
- a CDS encoding M20/M25/M40 family metallo-hydrolase, which yields MRLRWAVIAATAVLVTACSSPPPPPVDLAVDLPAKIGMNALYTHLEALQDIAERHGGNRAQGTPGFDASVDYVAGLLRDKGFDVQTPDFDRYGGTRGGAPLLTVNGRGHPVDKASLLVDTGPAGVTAVTLRPVKAAGCTPADYGRTDVRRAIAVVDDTGCSVVTKHNAATARGAVGMLVVTSRADGSPPGLFTPGYYRELTIPVGVIGADVNAALRRTTAPVRLRLDGSPVLAKSRNVLAQTKTGDTRNVVMAGAHLDSVAGGPGINDNGTGVAAVLETALQLGGSPQVDNAVRFAFWGSEEIGLEGSRAYIRGLDAEHLDDIALYVNVDMLGSPNAGYFTYDGDQSAATAPMPVPEGSAGVERLLAAYLNTAGVRPADMPLGNATDYEPFLAAGVPIGGLTTGAAQQKTPVQARLWGGRAAAAFDPNYHTRRDTVDNVDRRALSIMAPGVAFAVGTYAQSIDGANGVPARDERDRTVP from the coding sequence ATGCGCCTCCGCTGGGCCGTCATCGCCGCGACGGCGGTACTCGTCACCGCCTGTTCCTCACCGCCTCCGCCGCCGGTCGATCTCGCCGTCGACCTGCCGGCCAAGATCGGCATGAATGCGCTCTACACCCACCTGGAGGCGTTGCAAGACATCGCCGAACGCCACGGCGGTAACCGCGCCCAGGGCACGCCGGGCTTCGATGCGAGCGTCGACTACGTCGCAGGGTTGTTGCGGGACAAAGGCTTCGACGTCCAGACCCCGGATTTCGACCGCTATGGCGGTACCCGCGGCGGTGCGCCGCTGTTGACCGTCAACGGCCGCGGCCATCCGGTGGACAAGGCGTCGTTGCTGGTCGACACCGGTCCCGCGGGCGTCACCGCCGTCACGTTGCGTCCGGTGAAGGCGGCCGGATGCACCCCGGCCGACTATGGCCGCACCGATGTCCGCCGCGCGATCGCGGTCGTCGACGACACCGGATGCTCGGTCGTCACCAAGCACAACGCCGCCACCGCCCGAGGCGCCGTCGGGATGCTCGTGGTCACTTCCCGCGCCGACGGCAGCCCGCCCGGGCTGTTCACGCCGGGCTACTACCGCGAACTCACCATCCCGGTCGGGGTCATCGGTGCCGATGTGAACGCGGCGCTGCGGCGCACCACCGCGCCGGTGCGACTGCGCCTCGACGGCAGCCCGGTGCTGGCGAAGTCGCGAAACGTGCTGGCGCAGACCAAGACCGGGGACACGCGCAATGTGGTGATGGCCGGGGCGCACCTCGACAGCGTGGCAGGCGGACCCGGTATCAACGACAACGGCACGGGCGTGGCCGCGGTACTGGAGACAGCGCTGCAGCTGGGTGGTTCTCCTCAGGTGGACAACGCCGTGCGGTTCGCGTTCTGGGGATCCGAGGAGATCGGCCTGGAAGGGTCGCGCGCCTACATCCGTGGCCTCGACGCCGAGCACCTCGACGACATCGCGCTGTACGTGAACGTCGACATGCTCGGCTCGCCCAACGCCGGATACTTCACCTACGACGGCGACCAGTCCGCAGCCACCGCGCCGATGCCCGTCCCGGAGGGGTCGGCGGGTGTCGAACGGCTGCTCGCCGCATACCTCAACACCGCAGGCGTGCGGCCGGCCGACATGCCGTTGGGCAATGCCACCGACTACGAACCGTTCCTCGCCGCAGGCGTCCCGATCGGCGGCCTGACCACCGGTGCGGCACAACAGAAGACACCGGTGCAGGCGCGGCTGTGGGGTGGGCGGGCGGCCGCGGCGTTCGATCCGAACTACCACACCAGGCGCGACACCGTCGACAACGTCGACCGTCGGGCCCTGAGCATCATGGCCCCGGGCGTGGCGTTCGCGGTCGGCACCTACGCACAGTCCATCGACGGCGCCAACGGGGTGCCCGCCCGCGACGAACGCGACCGCACGGTGCCGTAG
- a CDS encoding AAA family ATPase — MPRVAVLIGLQAAGKTTFYRQRLATTHVHVSKDAFRHNRNRQRRQMHLIAEALEQGCSVAVDNTNPSPAEWNPIIETARAHGAEIDAYWFPDVDGSLRRNAARTGRARIPDVGVFATLERMRAPRLDDGFDRLFEVRIDGRGGFEVTPSAPG; from the coding sequence ATGCCCCGGGTCGCGGTGCTCATCGGCCTGCAGGCGGCGGGTAAGACCACCTTCTACCGGCAGCGACTGGCGACCACACACGTCCACGTGAGCAAGGACGCCTTCCGGCACAACCGCAACCGGCAGCGGAGGCAGATGCATCTCATCGCCGAAGCACTCGAACAGGGCTGCAGCGTGGCCGTCGACAACACCAACCCGTCACCGGCGGAATGGAATCCGATCATCGAGACCGCCCGCGCACACGGAGCCGAGATCGACGCCTACTGGTTCCCCGACGTCGACGGTTCACTACGGCGTAACGCCGCCCGCACCGGCCGGGCCCGCATCCCGGACGTCGGGGTGTTCGCCACGCTCGAACGGATGCGGGCGCCGCGGCTCGACGATGGCTTCGACCGGCTGTTCGAGGTCCGCATCGACGGGCGGGGCGGCTTCGAGGTGACCCCGTCGGCGCCGGGGTGA
- the thiS gene encoding sulfur carrier protein ThiS: MNVTVNNEDVELDEQTTVAQLVQRMGFPEKGIAVAVDWSVLPRSEWETPLRDGARVEVVTAVQGG; the protein is encoded by the coding sequence ATGAACGTGACGGTCAACAACGAAGACGTCGAACTCGACGAGCAAACCACCGTCGCCCAGCTGGTGCAGCGGATGGGGTTTCCGGAGAAGGGCATCGCGGTGGCGGTCGACTGGTCGGTGCTGCCGCGGTCGGAATGGGAGACGCCGCTGCGCGACGGTGCGCGCGTCGAGGTGGTCACGGCGGTGCAGGGTGGCTGA
- a CDS encoding ABC transporter permease — protein MTIRAEQIKLATTRSPLWTVAGVVVLSLGLAAIQGSVGSLSIPVEPERAATGVATFGVPVLMILAALSVTGEYRTGMIRATFLAVPNRTRVLAAKAVVAAVFAGFWTGVMTVASALTVGAVGSERQGAQLALSQPGVWRTVAAITLYAMLGSVLAVGLGALIRHSAGVIAVLLLLPFVVEPLLGALPQIGQRVGPLLPFTNANAFTEVPSLRTVSMWWGPVGSLAYFAAVVAVVFAVALVDVNRRDP, from the coding sequence ATGACGATCAGGGCCGAGCAGATCAAACTCGCCACCACGCGCTCACCGTTGTGGACGGTGGCCGGCGTCGTGGTGCTGAGCCTCGGGCTTGCGGCGATACAGGGTTCGGTCGGCAGCCTGTCGATCCCCGTCGAACCCGAACGCGCGGCGACCGGCGTCGCGACGTTCGGCGTTCCCGTCCTGATGATCCTCGCCGCGCTCAGCGTCACCGGTGAGTACCGCACCGGGATGATCCGGGCGACGTTCCTCGCCGTTCCGAACCGGACCCGGGTGCTGGCCGCCAAGGCCGTCGTCGCCGCGGTGTTCGCCGGATTCTGGACCGGGGTCATGACCGTGGCGTCGGCTCTCACGGTAGGGGCGGTCGGCAGCGAGCGGCAGGGTGCGCAGCTCGCGCTGTCGCAACCCGGAGTCTGGCGCACGGTCGCGGCGATCACGCTGTACGCGATGCTGGGATCCGTTCTGGCCGTGGGCCTTGGCGCGCTGATCCGGCACAGCGCAGGCGTCATCGCGGTACTGCTGCTGTTGCCCTTCGTGGTGGAGCCGCTGCTGGGTGCGCTGCCGCAGATCGGTCAACGGGTGGGCCCGCTGCTGCCGTTCACCAATGCCAACGCCTTCACCGAGGTGCCGTCGTTGCGGACGGTGTCGATGTGGTGGGGGCCGGTCGGGTCGCTGGCCTACTTCGCGGCCGTGGTCGCGGTGGTGTTCGCGGTCGCGCTCGTCGACGTCAACCGCCGCGACCCGTGA
- a CDS encoding alpha/beta hydrolase codes for MIRNAPMLALMLLVLACAVDPARPDAPEGRLQSRPGPPDLPPEAPGLHELDIGGGRVALLYVPAGYRAGTPAPLVVMLHGAGGDARGGIDPLLRFADEAGMLLLAPASRRATWDVVAGGFGPDVAVIDKGLAHVFRRFAVDPGYLAVGGFSDGASYALSLGMTNGDLFTHILAFSPGFTAPGDPVGRPGIYISHGVDDRVLPIDRTSRRLLPRLQQAGYQVVYEEFPDGHTVPAAHAQRALDWFLH; via the coding sequence GTGATCCGCAACGCCCCGATGCTGGCCCTGATGCTCCTCGTTCTCGCCTGCGCGGTGGATCCGGCGCGTCCCGATGCCCCGGAGGGCCGCCTGCAGTCCCGCCCCGGCCCGCCCGACCTCCCACCGGAAGCGCCGGGGCTGCACGAACTCGACATCGGCGGCGGCCGCGTCGCGCTGCTGTACGTGCCCGCCGGTTACCGCGCCGGAACACCCGCGCCGCTCGTGGTGATGCTGCACGGCGCGGGCGGCGACGCGCGGGGCGGCATCGACCCGCTGCTCCGGTTCGCCGACGAGGCCGGGATGCTGCTCCTCGCGCCCGCCAGTCGCAGGGCCACGTGGGACGTGGTCGCCGGCGGCTTCGGACCGGACGTGGCGGTGATCGACAAGGGGCTGGCGCACGTGTTCAGACGCTTCGCGGTGGACCCCGGATACCTTGCGGTGGGCGGCTTTTCGGACGGCGCGTCGTACGCCCTGTCGCTGGGGATGACCAACGGCGACCTGTTCACCCACATCCTGGCCTTCTCCCCGGGCTTCACGGCTCCCGGTGACCCGGTCGGGCGGCCCGGCATCTACATCTCGCACGGTGTCGACGACCGCGTGCTGCCGATCGACCGGACCAGCCGCCGGCTGCTGCCCCGGTTGCAGCAGGCCGGCTATCAGGTGGTCTACGAGGAGTTTCCGGACGGCCACACCGTTCCCGCCGCGCACGCGCAGCGCGCGCTCGACTGGTTCCTGCACTAG
- a CDS encoding uracil-xanthine permease family protein, with product MNLLTWKPVESRSDAHFVVAPGERLSWPRTIGLGAQHVVAMFGATFLVPVLTGFPPATTLLFSGIGTILFLVITGNRLPSYLGSSFSVIAPVTAAVASEGTGSALGGIVALGLVLIVIGGVVHLVGTRWLDVTLPPVVTGAIVALIGFNLAPAAKANFEQGPVVATVTLVLLVATLAFFRGLVGRLAIFLAVVVGYLLALALGEVDTSAIAAAPWLGLPDFQAPSFSLAVLPMFLPAVVALIAENIGHVKSVGQMTKTDMDPLIGRALAADGVATTLAGVGGGSATTTYAENIGVMAATRVYSTAAYWVAAVVAIVLSLCPKIGAAISATPAGVLGGATVVLYGLVGVLGIRIWLTNHIDFSLPVNQMTAAIPLIIGIADFTWQAGELTFTGIALGSIAALLVYHGMRLLGLRTDREASISATGG from the coding sequence GTGAACCTGCTGACGTGGAAGCCCGTCGAATCCCGCTCGGACGCCCACTTCGTCGTCGCCCCCGGTGAGCGGCTGAGCTGGCCACGCACCATCGGGCTGGGCGCCCAGCACGTCGTGGCGATGTTCGGCGCGACGTTCCTGGTGCCGGTCCTGACCGGCTTCCCGCCCGCCACCACGCTGCTGTTCTCCGGCATCGGGACCATCCTGTTCCTGGTCATCACCGGCAACCGGCTGCCCAGCTACCTGGGCTCCAGCTTCTCGGTGATCGCCCCGGTGACCGCGGCGGTCGCGTCGGAGGGCACCGGCAGCGCGCTCGGCGGGATCGTCGCGCTCGGGTTGGTGCTCATCGTCATCGGCGGTGTCGTCCACCTGGTCGGCACCCGGTGGCTCGACGTCACGCTGCCGCCGGTGGTGACGGGCGCGATCGTGGCGCTGATCGGGTTCAACCTGGCGCCGGCCGCGAAGGCCAACTTCGAGCAGGGCCCGGTCGTCGCCACGGTCACCCTGGTCCTCCTGGTGGCGACGCTGGCGTTCTTCCGTGGGCTCGTCGGCCGATTGGCCATCTTCCTCGCGGTGGTCGTCGGCTACCTGCTCGCGCTGGCGCTCGGCGAGGTCGACACCTCGGCGATCGCCGCCGCGCCGTGGCTGGGGCTGCCCGACTTCCAGGCGCCGTCGTTCTCCCTGGCCGTGCTGCCGATGTTCCTGCCCGCGGTGGTGGCGCTGATCGCCGAGAACATCGGTCACGTGAAGTCGGTCGGTCAGATGACGAAGACCGACATGGACCCGTTGATCGGCCGGGCGCTGGCCGCCGACGGGGTCGCGACCACCCTCGCCGGCGTCGGCGGCGGATCGGCGACCACCACGTACGCCGAGAACATCGGCGTCATGGCCGCCACCCGGGTGTACTCGACGGCCGCGTACTGGGTGGCCGCCGTGGTGGCCATCGTCCTGTCGCTGTGCCCGAAGATCGGCGCGGCCATCTCGGCCACCCCGGCCGGCGTGCTCGGCGGCGCGACCGTGGTGCTCTACGGGTTGGTCGGCGTGCTGGGCATCCGGATCTGGCTGACCAACCACATCGACTTCTCGCTGCCCGTCAACCAGATGACCGCCGCGATTCCGCTGATCATCGGCATCGCCGACTTCACTTGGCAGGCAGGCGAACTCACGTTCACCGGCATCGCGCTCGGATCGATCGCCGCCCTGCTGGTGTACCACGGCATGCGACTGCTCGGGCTGCGCACCGACCGGGAGGCGAGTATCTCCGCGACAGGCGGGTAG
- a CDS encoding thiazole synthase, with product MADHKLTIAGREFGSRLILGTGGAANLAVLEQALMASGTELTTVAMRRVDAETGTGVLEMLHRVGITPLPNTAGCRGAAEAVLTAQLGREALGTDWVKLEVIADERTLLPDAVELVRAAEQLVDDGFTVLPYTNDDPVLAKRLEDIGCAAVMPLGSPIGTGLGIANPHHIEMIVDAANVPVILDAGIGTASDAALAMELGCDAVLLASAVTRAADPPAMAAAMAAAVTAGHLARHAGRIPKRFWAQASSPAP from the coding sequence GTGGCTGACCACAAACTCACCATCGCCGGCCGCGAGTTCGGATCCCGCCTGATCCTCGGCACCGGCGGTGCGGCCAATCTCGCGGTCCTCGAACAGGCGCTGATGGCATCGGGCACCGAACTGACCACGGTCGCGATGCGGCGGGTGGACGCCGAGACCGGCACCGGCGTGCTGGAGATGCTGCACCGGGTCGGGATCACCCCGCTGCCCAACACCGCGGGCTGCCGGGGCGCGGCCGAGGCCGTGCTCACCGCGCAGCTCGGCCGTGAGGCGCTCGGCACCGACTGGGTCAAACTCGAGGTCATCGCCGACGAACGCACGCTGCTGCCCGACGCCGTCGAATTGGTCCGCGCCGCAGAACAACTCGTCGACGACGGGTTCACCGTCCTGCCCTACACCAACGACGATCCGGTGCTCGCCAAGCGGTTGGAGGACATCGGCTGCGCCGCGGTCATGCCGCTGGGCTCACCGATCGGCACCGGTCTCGGCATCGCCAACCCGCACCACATCGAGATGATCGTCGACGCCGCGAACGTCCCCGTGATCCTCGACGCCGGTATCGGCACGGCCAGCGACGCCGCACTGGCGATGGAGCTGGGGTGCGACGCGGTGCTGCTGGCCAGCGCCGTCACCCGCGCCGCCGATCCGCCCGCGATGGCCGCGGCGATGGCCGCCGCCGTCACCGCGGGACACCTCGCCCGCCACGCCGGCCGCATCCCGAAGCGATTCTGGGCCCAGGCGTCGAGCCCGGCACCGTGA